A stretch of the Streptosporangium sp. NBC_01755 genome encodes the following:
- a CDS encoding carbohydrate kinase family protein, producing MTRVVVVGDLMTDAVARARYPLARASDTPAVVTMHGGGSGANIASWLAVEGTEVAFIGRRGADITGRNRDMELMGYGVDARLVMDPERPTGTCVVLVTHKGERTMLSDPGANAALSPEDLPRDLFSQGGHLHLSGYTLINEGSREAGMAALEMARRSGMSVSVDCSSSAPLERTGAEPFLEWTQSAKLLFANADQAKVLTGRDDPAAAAKVLTAWFPQVVVKLRDEGALWYGNRPDPIKVPAGAVERVVDGTGAGDAFTAGFLPAWLGGKPPAEALASGCHLASRAISHLGARPRL from the coding sequence ATGACGCGGGTGGTCGTGGTGGGCGATCTCATGACCGATGCGGTCGCGAGAGCTCGCTACCCGTTGGCAAGGGCCAGCGACACACCGGCGGTCGTCACCATGCACGGCGGTGGCTCGGGGGCCAACATCGCCTCCTGGCTCGCCGTCGAGGGCACGGAGGTCGCCTTCATCGGGCGGCGCGGCGCCGACATCACCGGCCGTAACCGCGACATGGAGTTGATGGGCTACGGCGTCGACGCCCGCCTCGTCATGGATCCCGAGCGGCCGACCGGCACCTGCGTGGTGCTCGTCACCCACAAGGGCGAGCGCACCATGCTGTCCGACCCCGGCGCGAACGCGGCCCTGTCCCCCGAGGATCTGCCCCGTGACCTGTTCTCCCAGGGTGGGCACCTGCACCTGTCCGGCTACACGCTGATCAACGAGGGTTCACGCGAGGCCGGTATGGCGGCGCTGGAGATGGCTCGCCGCTCCGGGATGTCCGTCTCGGTCGACTGCTCCTCCTCCGCTCCTCTGGAGCGCACGGGTGCCGAGCCCTTCCTGGAGTGGACGCAGAGCGCCAAGCTGCTGTTCGCCAACGCCGACCAGGCGAAGGTCCTCACCGGCCGCGACGATCCCGCCGCCGCCGCCAAGGTCCTCACCGCCTGGTTCCCTCAGGTGGTCGTCAAGCTCCGTGACGAGGGCGCGCTCTGGTACGGCAACCGCCCCGACCCGATCAAGGTCCCCGCCGGGGCCGTGGAGCGCGTGGTCGACGGCACCGGCGCCGGTGACGCCTTCACCGCGGGCTTCCTGCCGGCATGGCTCGGCGGCAAACCCCCGGCCGAGGCCCTGGCCTCCGGCTGCCACCTGGCCTCCCGGGCCATCTCCCACCTGGGCGCCCGCCCCCGCCTCTAG
- a CDS encoding RecQ family ATP-dependent DNA helicase has product MLREEAEGRLRALAGEHARLREDQWSAIRALVMDRRRVLVVQRTGWGKSAVYFIATALLRELGEGPTVIVSPLLALMRNQIAAAERAGINAVTVNSANPEEWEQIYNQVAEGEVDVLLVSPERLNNPDFRDHVLPELAESAGLIVVDEAHCISDWGHDFRPDYRRLRTMFEELTEGVPILATTATANARVTRDVAEQMGEETLVLRGALERDSLHLGVVRLRGAEQRLAWLASTLHELPGSGIVYTLTVAAAQEIAAYLREQGHEVAAYSGQTEQAERLAAEQALLDNKIKALVATSALGMGYDKPDLGFVVHVGAPQSPVAYYQQVGRAGRGVERAEVILLPGAEDRDIWAYFASLAFPPEPVVRAVLAALEEGGVMSTAALENRVDLSRSRLETMLKVLDVDGAVRRVKGGWESTGEPWEYDAPRYARVTAEREAEQRAMLDYLDTTGCREEFLRRRLDDDTAAPCGRCDNCTGTHRSPEVDEQAVRSAADRLRRPGVEVEARRQWPTGLTDLKGRIRPELGAEPGRVLGRLTDIGWGNRLRGLLADGAADGPVPDDVFAAVVKVLSSWEWAQRPVGVVAVPSGSRPQLVRNLAERLAQVGRLSYLGDLGYRSGPPGRQFNSAQRVQAIRGTLAMPSALGAAVVSAQGPLLLVDDRIDTGWTMTLGAAMLRHAGAPAVLPLALAVTS; this is encoded by the coding sequence ATGCTGCGAGAAGAGGCCGAGGGGCGGCTGCGGGCGCTCGCCGGGGAGCACGCCCGGCTGCGCGAGGACCAGTGGTCGGCCATCAGGGCACTGGTCATGGACCGGCGCCGGGTGCTCGTGGTGCAGCGCACCGGCTGGGGCAAGTCAGCCGTCTACTTCATCGCCACCGCGCTCCTGCGCGAGCTGGGTGAGGGGCCGACCGTCATCGTGTCCCCGCTGCTGGCCCTGATGCGCAACCAGATCGCCGCCGCCGAGCGCGCCGGGATCAACGCGGTCACGGTCAACTCGGCCAACCCCGAGGAGTGGGAGCAGATCTACAACCAGGTCGCCGAGGGCGAGGTCGACGTGCTGCTGGTCAGCCCCGAGCGGCTCAACAACCCCGACTTCCGCGACCACGTGCTGCCCGAGCTGGCCGAGAGCGCGGGCCTGATCGTGGTCGACGAGGCGCACTGCATCTCCGACTGGGGCCACGACTTCCGCCCCGACTACCGGCGGCTGCGCACGATGTTCGAGGAGCTCACCGAGGGCGTGCCGATCCTCGCGACCACCGCCACGGCCAATGCCAGGGTCACCCGCGACGTCGCCGAGCAGATGGGCGAGGAGACGCTGGTGCTGCGCGGCGCGCTGGAGCGCGACAGCCTCCATCTCGGGGTCGTGCGCCTGCGCGGCGCCGAGCAGCGCCTGGCCTGGCTCGCCAGTACGCTGCACGAGCTCCCCGGCTCCGGCATCGTCTACACGCTCACCGTGGCCGCCGCCCAGGAGATCGCCGCCTACCTGCGCGAGCAGGGCCACGAGGTGGCCGCCTACTCCGGGCAGACCGAACAGGCCGAGCGGCTCGCCGCCGAGCAGGCACTGCTGGACAACAAGATCAAGGCACTGGTCGCGACCTCCGCGCTCGGCATGGGCTATGACAAGCCCGACCTGGGATTCGTCGTCCATGTCGGGGCCCCGCAGTCCCCGGTGGCCTACTACCAGCAGGTCGGAAGGGCGGGCCGAGGAGTCGAGCGGGCAGAGGTGATCCTGCTGCCCGGTGCGGAGGACCGCGACATCTGGGCGTACTTCGCCTCGCTGGCCTTCCCGCCCGAGCCCGTCGTGCGGGCCGTGCTGGCCGCGCTGGAGGAGGGCGGAGTGATGTCCACGGCAGCCCTGGAGAACCGGGTGGATCTCAGCCGGAGCCGCCTTGAGACCATGCTGAAGGTCCTCGACGTCGACGGCGCCGTGCGCCGGGTCAAGGGCGGCTGGGAGTCCACCGGCGAGCCCTGGGAGTACGACGCCCCGCGCTACGCCAGGGTCACCGCCGAGCGGGAGGCAGAGCAGCGGGCCATGCTCGACTACCTCGACACCACCGGCTGCCGGGAGGAGTTCCTCCGCCGCCGCCTGGACGACGACACCGCCGCCCCGTGTGGGCGCTGCGACAACTGCACCGGCACGCACCGCTCGCCCGAGGTGGACGAGCAGGCCGTGCGGTCGGCGGCCGATCGGCTCCGCAGGCCCGGGGTGGAGGTCGAGGCGCGCAGGCAGTGGCCGACGGGGCTGACCGATCTCAAGGGCCGGATCAGGCCGGAACTGGGCGCCGAGCCGGGGCGGGTGCTGGGCAGGCTCACCGACATCGGCTGGGGCAACCGCCTGCGCGGCCTCCTGGCCGACGGAGCCGCCGACGGGCCGGTTCCCGACGACGTCTTCGCCGCCGTGGTCAAGGTGCTGTCGTCCTGGGAGTGGGCACAGCGCCCGGTCGGGGTGGTCGCGGTGCCCTCGGGAAGTCGCCCGCAACTCGTCCGCAACCTGGCCGAGCGGCTGGCCCAGGTGGGGCGCCTGTCCTATCTGGGCGACCTCGGCTACCGGTCGGGCCCGCCCGGACGGCAGTTCAACAGCGCGCAGCGCGTCCAGGCGATCCGGGGCACCCTCGCCATGCCCTCCGCCCTGGGCGCGGCCGTGGTCTCGGCCCAAGGGCCGCTCCTTCTGGTCGACGACCGGATCGACACGGGCTGGACGATGACCCTGGGAGCCGCCATGCTCCGTCACGCCGGAGCCCCCGCCGTGCTGCCTCTCGCCCTGGCGGTCACCAGCTAG
- a CDS encoding TauD/TfdA dioxygenase family protein, translating into MIEFKPVTRHIGAEVNGVDLRRPLSEGEVREIRRGWLKHKVLFFRDQHISDEEHIRFAENFGSINHHAFRKDGGTAIHVLDQTDPKGEGGDEWRSDNTFEAPGRSGAAGAVGRDGGRRQRGQGGGGADRQRAGGADQRISETVGETWYQ; encoded by the coding sequence ATGATCGAGTTCAAGCCCGTGACCAGGCACATCGGTGCCGAGGTGAACGGCGTCGACCTGCGCAGGCCACTGTCGGAGGGGGAGGTCCGGGAGATCCGGCGAGGCTGGCTGAAGCACAAGGTCCTCTTCTTCCGCGACCAGCACATCAGTGACGAAGAGCACATCCGCTTCGCGGAGAACTTCGGTTCGATCAACCACCACGCCTTCAGGAAGGACGGCGGCACCGCCATCCACGTCCTCGACCAGACCGACCCCAAGGGCGAGGGCGGCGACGAGTGGCGCAGCGACAACACCTTCGAAGCACCTGGACGTTCAGGAGCCGCGGGCGCGGTAGGCCGCGACGGCGGCCGCCGTCAGCGCGGACAGGGTGGAGGTGGTGCCGACCGACAGCGGGCGGGAGGTGCCGACCAGCGCATAAGTGAAACAGTCGGCGAGACCTGGTACCAATGA
- a CDS encoding GNAT family N-acetyltransferase yields the protein MDVTTWYLEQTSRSDLLPAKPPSIEVDIVHAEVPSPEFSRFLSTAVGGEWHWTNRLPWTWREWSDWLEGGVETWVAYHRGTPVGYVELAPQDGASVEITCFGLLPWAIGRGLGGHLLEVVTARAWDLADRQPDREPTRRVWLHTCSLDSPAALANYRARGFKIYDTKLNVPGDEYEGETPGPWPGAGPRTRDTP from the coding sequence ATGGACGTCACCACCTGGTATCTCGAACAGACCTCACGCTCGGACCTGCTGCCCGCGAAACCGCCGTCGATCGAGGTCGACATCGTGCACGCCGAGGTGCCTTCGCCCGAGTTCAGCCGGTTCCTCAGCACGGCCGTCGGCGGAGAGTGGCACTGGACCAACCGGCTGCCGTGGACCTGGCGCGAGTGGAGCGACTGGCTGGAGGGCGGCGTGGAGACCTGGGTGGCCTACCACCGCGGCACCCCCGTCGGCTACGTCGAGCTCGCCCCCCAGGACGGCGCGAGCGTCGAGATCACCTGCTTCGGCCTCCTGCCGTGGGCGATCGGCAGAGGCCTCGGCGGCCATCTGCTGGAGGTCGTCACCGCCAGGGCCTGGGACCTGGCCGACCGGCAGCCCGATCGGGAACCGACCCGGCGGGTGTGGCTGCACACCTGCTCCCTCGACAGCCCGGCGGCGCTCGCCAACTATCGGGCACGCGGCTTCAAGATCTACGACACCAAACTGAACGTGCCCGGCGACGAGTACGAAGGCGAGACCCCCGGCCCCTGGCCCGGAGCGGGCCCTCGGACCCGCGACACCCCCTGA
- a CDS encoding DNA gyrase/topoisomerase IV subunit A, giving the protein MARRTTTPPTDEGFEERIVDIDVSTEMRTSFLEYAYSVIYQRALPDARDGLKPVQRRILYSMSEMGLRPDRGHVKSSRVVGDVMGKLHPHGDTAIYDALVRMAQPFSMRLPLIDGHGNFGSPDDMPAAMRYTEARLASAAMAVVQSIDEDTVDFKPNYDGQETEPTVMPSAFPNLLVNGATGIAVGMATNMAPHNLVEVVAAARHLIKKPEATLDDLMRFVPGPDLPTGGTIIGLDGIRDAYAKGRGTFRMRAKCAVEQVSPRRKGIVVTELPFNVGPERVVTKIRELVTAKKLQGISDLKDLSDRHKGLSLVIEIKNGFIPEAVLEELYRLTPMEETFGINNVALVDGEPRTLGLRELLQVYVDHRIDVVRRRSLYRRRKREERLHLVEGLAIALLNIDEVIRVIRSSDDSAQARERLTQAFQLSEIQANYILDTPLRRLTRYDKLELDRESQTLRDEIAELTAILSSDDRLRKVVSDELAQISKTFGTPRRTVLLESSGVARNVSAPLEVADDPCLVLFSSTGLLARTTDASPLAGDGDRSAHDVLVSAVRSTVRGEVGVVTNQGRMIRVQVVDLPTLPRSANPPSLSGGHPVAEYVTFNPGETVVGVGSLDPEGPGLALGTAQGVVKRVVPDYPANRDDFEVIGLKDGDSVVGAVELTSEDHDLVFITSEAQLLRYPASVVRPQGRPAGGMAGVRLDGGAVVVWFGAVDPSRESQVVTIAGSSTALPGTQIGGAKVSDFAEYPPKGRGTGGVRVQRFLKGEDVLLLAWAGPGPARAVSSVGKPAPLPEEPGRRDGSGVRLTHTVAAVGGALCAEGDRKGQGADTPPE; this is encoded by the coding sequence ATGGCTCGACGGACGACCACACCCCCGACCGACGAGGGCTTCGAGGAGCGGATCGTCGACATCGACGTTTCCACCGAGATGCGCACCAGCTTCCTCGAATACGCATACTCGGTCATCTACCAGCGCGCGCTGCCGGACGCCAGGGACGGCCTCAAGCCGGTTCAGCGCCGCATCCTCTACTCGATGAGCGAGATGGGCCTGCGGCCCGACCGGGGCCACGTCAAGTCCTCGCGCGTCGTCGGCGACGTGATGGGCAAGCTCCACCCGCACGGCGACACCGCCATCTACGACGCGCTGGTCCGCATGGCCCAGCCGTTCTCGATGCGCCTGCCGCTCATCGACGGGCACGGCAACTTCGGCTCCCCGGACGACATGCCCGCCGCGATGCGTTACACCGAGGCCCGGCTGGCCTCGGCGGCCATGGCCGTGGTCCAGTCGATCGACGAGGACACCGTCGATTTCAAACCCAACTACGACGGCCAGGAGACCGAGCCCACGGTCATGCCGTCGGCCTTCCCCAACCTGCTGGTCAACGGGGCCACCGGCATCGCGGTCGGGATGGCCACCAACATGGCGCCGCACAACCTCGTCGAGGTCGTCGCCGCCGCCCGCCACCTGATCAAGAAGCCGGAGGCGACCCTCGACGACCTGATGCGGTTCGTCCCCGGCCCCGACCTGCCCACCGGCGGCACGATCATCGGCCTCGACGGCATTCGCGACGCGTACGCCAAGGGCCGCGGCACCTTCCGGATGCGCGCCAAGTGCGCCGTCGAGCAGGTCAGCCCCCGCCGCAAGGGCATCGTCGTCACCGAACTGCCTTTCAACGTCGGCCCCGAGCGCGTGGTCACCAAGATCAGGGAACTGGTCACCGCCAAGAAGCTCCAGGGCATCTCCGACCTCAAGGACCTCAGCGACCGGCACAAGGGCCTCAGCCTGGTCATCGAGATCAAGAACGGCTTCATCCCCGAGGCCGTGCTGGAGGAGCTTTACCGGCTCACGCCGATGGAGGAGACCTTCGGCATCAACAACGTCGCGCTGGTCGACGGCGAGCCGCGCACGCTGGGCCTGCGCGAACTGCTCCAGGTCTACGTCGACCACCGCATCGACGTGGTCCGCCGCCGCTCGCTGTACCGCCGGCGCAAGCGCGAGGAGCGACTGCACCTCGTCGAGGGCCTCGCCATCGCCCTGCTCAACATCGACGAGGTGATCCGGGTCATCCGCTCCTCCGATGACTCCGCCCAGGCCCGCGAGCGCCTGACGCAGGCATTCCAGCTGTCGGAGATCCAGGCCAACTACATCCTCGACACCCCGCTGCGCCGCCTGACCCGCTACGACAAGCTGGAGCTCGACCGCGAGAGCCAGACGCTGCGCGACGAGATCGCCGAGCTGACCGCGATCCTGTCCTCCGACGACAGGCTCCGCAAGGTCGTCTCCGACGAGCTTGCCCAGATCTCCAAGACCTTCGGCACCCCGCGCCGCACGGTGCTGCTGGAGTCCTCGGGGGTCGCGAGGAACGTCTCGGCTCCCCTGGAGGTGGCCGATGACCCCTGCCTGGTGCTGTTCTCGTCCACCGGGCTGCTGGCCCGCACGACCGACGCCTCGCCACTGGCGGGCGACGGCGACCGCTCGGCCCACGACGTGCTGGTCTCCGCGGTGCGGAGCACCGTCAGGGGCGAGGTGGGCGTGGTCACCAACCAGGGGCGGATGATCCGGGTCCAGGTGGTCGACCTGCCCACGCTGCCCCGCTCGGCCAACCCGCCGTCGCTGTCCGGAGGCCACCCGGTCGCCGAGTACGTCACCTTCAACCCGGGCGAGACCGTCGTCGGCGTCGGCTCGCTCGACCCCGAAGGACCCGGCCTGGCACTGGGCACCGCGCAGGGCGTGGTCAAGCGGGTCGTCCCCGACTACCCGGCCAACCGCGACGACTTCGAGGTCATCGGCCTCAAGGACGGCGACAGCGTGGTGGGCGCGGTGGAGCTGACGAGTGAGGACCATGACCTGGTCTTCATCACCTCGGAGGCCCAGCTGCTGCGCTACCCCGCCTCCGTCGTCCGCCCGCAGGGCCGCCCGGCGGGCGGCATGGCCGGCGTGCGGCTGGACGGAGGTGCCGTGGTGGTCTGGTTCGGCGCGGTCGACCCCTCCCGCGAGTCGCAGGTCGTGACGATCGCCGGCTCCTCGACCGCACTGCCCGGCACCCAGATCGGCGGCGCCAAGGTCTCCGACTTCGCCGAATACCCGCCAAAGGGCCGCGGCACCGGCGGTGTCCGCGTCCAGCGGTTCCTCAAGGGCGAGGACGTCCTGCTGCTCGCCTGGGCGGGCCCCGGCCCGGCTCGCGCGGTCTCGTCCGTCGGCAAGCCCGCGCCGCTCCCCGAGGAGCCGGGCCGCCGCGACGGCTCCGGTGTCCGGCTCACCCACACCGTGGCGGCCGTGGGCGGCGCTCTCTGCGCCGAAGGCGACCGGAAGGGCCAGGGGGCCGACACCCCCCCGGAATGA
- a CDS encoding beta-class carbonic anhydrase, with the protein MSAFDDLLAANEEFSATFTDSELTGKAARGLAVVTCMDSRIDPLGLFGLKPGDAKILRNAGARVTDDVLRTLVLAVNLLAVERVLVMPHTDCGMTKVTDGEVHAIAARRGVDTRSLDFHTVPDQDAALRHDLTRIRTSPFLPAGMPVGGAVYDVHTGKLMPVEI; encoded by the coding sequence GTGAGTGCCTTTGACGACCTGCTGGCCGCCAACGAGGAGTTCTCCGCCACGTTCACCGACTCAGAGCTGACCGGCAAGGCCGCTCGCGGCCTCGCGGTGGTCACCTGCATGGACTCACGGATCGATCCGCTGGGTCTCTTCGGGCTGAAGCCGGGCGACGCCAAGATCCTCCGCAACGCCGGGGCCAGGGTGACCGACGACGTGCTGCGCACACTCGTCCTGGCGGTCAACCTGCTGGCGGTGGAGCGGGTGCTGGTCATGCCGCACACCGACTGCGGCATGACCAAGGTCACCGACGGCGAGGTGCATGCGATCGCCGCCCGGCGCGGCGTCGACACCCGGAGCCTGGACTTCCACACCGTCCCCGACCAGGACGCTGCGCTGCGCCACGACCTCACCCGGATCAGGACCAGCCCGTTCCTTCCGGCGGGCATGCCGGTGGGCGGCGCCGTCTACGACGTGCACACCGGCAAGCTGATGCCGGTCGAGATCTGA
- a CDS encoding DNA gyrase/topoisomerase IV subunit B yields the protein MTAVSAETGYTARHLSVLEGLEAVRKRPGMYIGSTDSRGLMHCLWEIVDNGVDEALAGYCTRIEVELHADGSIEVRDNGRGIPVDIEPKSGLAGVELVYTKLHAGGKFGGGSYGASGGLHGVGASVVNALSSRLDVEVDRGGRIHEISFRRGVPGVFDGDGPKAKFKKKSGLRDGGDAAKNVTGTRVRFWVDHQIFLPEAEVSLDEIHVRLRQTAFLVPGLTLAVRDSRGEEAAEEEFHFDGGISEFTEFLARDEAVCDVLRLQGVGHFHETVPVLDELGHMTPTEVQRELTVDVAVRWGKGYDNTVRSFVNVIATPKGGTHVNGFERALVRTLNEQLRETRLLKNGDAPVTREDIMEGLTAVVTVRVPEPQFEGQTKEVLGTSAASRIVAHVVSRELKELLANPSRNAKPQLRAVLEKIVAAAKARIAAREHRDNQRRKTALENSALPAKLVDCRSDEVDRSELFIVEGDSALGTARAARDSEFQALLPIRGKILNVQKASVADMLKNAECAAIIQVIGAGSGRSFDIEAARYGKVILMADADVDGAHIRCLLLTLFHRYMKPMVEAGRVFAAVPPLHRIEVINPGRGQGKYVYCYSDAELHKVLRDLERRGKRWKDPVQRYKGLGEMDADQLAETTMEPRHRTLRRVRIQDIEEAERIFALLMGSDVAPRREFIVGSAAEIDRDHIDA from the coding sequence GTGACCGCAGTTAGCGCGGAGACGGGTTATACGGCCCGCCACCTGTCGGTGCTGGAGGGTCTCGAAGCCGTCCGCAAGCGCCCCGGTATGTACATCGGGTCAACCGACAGCCGCGGTCTCATGCACTGTCTGTGGGAGATCGTGGACAACGGGGTCGACGAGGCCCTGGCCGGCTATTGCACCCGCATCGAGGTTGAACTCCACGCCGACGGCTCCATCGAGGTCCGTGACAACGGCCGGGGCATCCCCGTCGACATCGAGCCCAAGAGCGGTCTGGCGGGCGTCGAGCTCGTCTACACCAAGCTTCACGCCGGTGGGAAGTTCGGCGGCGGCTCCTACGGTGCCTCCGGCGGCCTGCACGGGGTCGGCGCCTCCGTCGTCAACGCCCTCTCCTCGCGGCTGGACGTCGAGGTCGACCGTGGCGGCCGGATTCACGAGATCAGCTTCCGCAGGGGCGTTCCCGGCGTCTTCGACGGCGACGGGCCCAAGGCCAAGTTCAAGAAGAAGTCGGGGCTGCGTGACGGCGGCGACGCCGCGAAGAACGTCACCGGCACCCGCGTGCGCTTCTGGGTCGACCACCAGATCTTCCTCCCCGAGGCCGAGGTCTCCCTCGACGAGATCCATGTCCGCCTGCGCCAGACCGCCTTCCTGGTCCCCGGCCTGACCCTGGCCGTGCGCGACAGCCGCGGCGAGGAGGCGGCCGAGGAGGAGTTCCACTTCGACGGCGGCATCTCGGAGTTCACCGAGTTCCTCGCCCGGGACGAGGCGGTCTGCGATGTGCTGCGGCTGCAGGGCGTGGGTCACTTCCACGAGACGGTTCCGGTCCTCGACGAGCTGGGGCACATGACCCCGACCGAGGTCCAGCGCGAGCTCACCGTGGACGTGGCGGTGCGCTGGGGCAAGGGTTACGACAACACCGTCAGGTCCTTCGTCAACGTGATCGCCACCCCCAAGGGCGGCACCCACGTCAACGGCTTCGAACGAGCCCTCGTCCGTACCCTGAACGAGCAGCTGCGCGAGACCCGCCTGCTCAAGAACGGCGATGCCCCGGTCACCCGTGAGGACATCATGGAGGGTCTCACCGCGGTGGTGACCGTCCGGGTGCCCGAGCCGCAGTTCGAGGGCCAGACCAAGGAGGTCCTGGGCACCTCGGCGGCCTCCAGGATCGTCGCCCACGTCGTCTCGCGCGAGCTCAAGGAACTGCTCGCCAACCCGTCGCGCAATGCCAAGCCGCAGCTCCGTGCGGTCCTGGAGAAGATCGTCGCGGCGGCCAAGGCCCGCATCGCCGCCCGGGAGCACCGTGACAACCAGCGCCGCAAGACCGCACTGGAGAACTCGGCGCTCCCGGCGAAGCTGGTCGACTGCCGAAGTGACGAGGTCGACCGCAGCGAGTTGTTCATCGTCGAGGGTGACTCGGCGCTGGGCACCGCCCGGGCGGCCCGCGACTCGGAGTTCCAGGCGCTGCTGCCGATCCGAGGCAAGATCCTGAACGTGCAGAAGGCGTCCGTCGCGGACATGCTCAAGAACGCCGAGTGTGCCGCGATCATCCAGGTCATCGGGGCGGGTTCCGGTCGATCCTTCGACATCGAGGCGGCCCGCTACGGCAAGGTCATCCTGATGGCCGACGCCGACGTCGACGGGGCGCACATCCGTTGTCTCCTGCTGACCCTGTTCCACCGCTACATGAAGCCGATGGTCGAGGCCGGGCGCGTTTTCGCCGCCGTGCCGCCGCTGCATCGGATCGAGGTCATCAACCCCGGCCGCGGTCAGGGCAAGTACGTCTACTGCTACTCCGACGCCGAGCTGCACAAGGTGCTGCGTGATCTGGAGCGCCGGGGCAAGCGCTGGAAGGATCCGGTCCAGCGATACAAGGGCCTGGGCGAGATGGACGCGGACCAGCTGGCCGAGACGACCATGGAGCCCCGCCATCGCACCCTGCGCCGGGTCCGCATCCAGGACATCGAGGAGGCCGAGCGCATCTTCGCCCTCCTGATGGGCAGCGACGTGGCCCCGCGCCGGGAGTTCATCGTGGGCAGCGCGGCCGAGATCGACCGCGACCACATCGACGCCTAG
- a CDS encoding DUF7455 domain-containing protein, whose translation MTGTLAPAKQLTAADRCDRCGAQAYIRATLPVGGELLFCAHHGRQHVAVLRDKGANIQDESARLSDAPATAGNDER comes from the coding sequence GTGACTGGAACCCTCGCCCCCGCCAAGCAGCTGACCGCTGCGGACCGCTGTGACCGGTGCGGCGCCCAGGCCTACATCCGCGCAACCCTGCCCGTAGGTGGGGAGCTGCTGTTCTGCGCCCACCACGGGCGTCAGCACGTAGCCGTGCTGAGAGACAAGGGCGCCAACATCCAGGACGAGTCTGCGCGTCTCAGCGACGCTCCGGCAACGGCAGGCAACGACGAACGATAA
- a CDS encoding GNAT family N-acetyltransferase, giving the protein MIDEVFDRLVDQAWPAIHRVDAGGWTPRAADKVTKRANAYASLGGKAVGRGVVQGEWFGIYSMAVVPHARRRGHGRKVLCALLTHAREQGTPRAYLVVVESNTVARTLYERHGFTVAARYHYRVR; this is encoded by the coding sequence ATGATCGATGAGGTCTTCGACCGGTTGGTCGACCAGGCCTGGCCGGCGATCCACCGGGTGGACGCGGGAGGCTGGACCCCGCGTGCCGCGGATAAGGTGACCAAGCGGGCCAACGCATACGCCTCGCTTGGCGGAAAGGCCGTGGGGCGGGGCGTGGTCCAGGGGGAGTGGTTCGGGATCTACTCCATGGCCGTGGTGCCGCATGCGCGGCGCAGGGGTCACGGACGGAAGGTGTTATGTGCCCTGCTCACACATGCGCGAGAGCAGGGCACACCGCGGGCATATTTAGTGGTGGTGGAGTCGAACACGGTGGCCAGGACGCTCTACGAGCGCCACGGCTTCACAGTGGCGGCCCGATATCACTATCGGGTCCGATGA
- a CDS encoding YaaA family protein → MLILLPPSEGKAAQGDGPALDLSRLSFPSLGTSRQLVLDALTALCEGPAAREVLGLSPGQAGEIGRNLLLRTAPTLAAADLYTGVLYDNLHLASLSPEAGARASERLLIFSGLWGLLRVGDRVPPYRLSMGTRLPPLGGLGAFWRRSVTPLLDAEPGLVVDLRSSTYAAAWQPGGRAVAVRVLKEGKVVSHMAKATRGVIARSLLEGGVDPQSPDELAKVLDHLGHSVTLCPPPAGRRSWTLNVTV, encoded by the coding sequence GTGCTGATTCTGCTGCCTCCGTCCGAGGGGAAGGCCGCGCAGGGTGACGGCCCCGCCCTCGACCTGTCCCGGTTGAGCTTCCCCTCTCTCGGCACGTCCAGACAACTCGTCCTGGACGCGCTGACCGCTCTGTGCGAGGGTCCCGCCGCGCGGGAGGTGCTCGGACTGTCGCCAGGACAGGCCGGTGAGATCGGCAGGAACCTGCTCCTGCGGACCGCGCCCACGCTGGCCGCGGCCGACCTGTACACCGGTGTGCTCTACGACAACCTTCACCTTGCCTCGCTGTCCCCCGAGGCCGGGGCACGGGCCTCGGAGAGGCTGCTGATCTTCTCCGGCCTCTGGGGTTTGCTGCGGGTCGGCGACCGTGTGCCACCGTACCGGCTGTCGATGGGGACGAGACTGCCGCCGCTGGGCGGTCTTGGTGCCTTCTGGCGCCGATCGGTCACCCCGCTGCTCGACGCCGAGCCCGGCCTGGTCGTTGATCTGCGCTCCAGCACCTACGCGGCGGCGTGGCAGCCGGGCGGCAGGGCAGTGGCGGTGCGGGTGCTCAAGGAGGGGAAGGTCGTCAGTCACATGGCGAAGGCCACCCGCGGCGTGATCGCCCGCTCGCTGCTGGAGGGGGGCGTCGATCCGCAAAGCCCCGATGAGCTCGCGAAGGTCCTGGACCACCTTGGACACTCCGTCACTCTCTGTCCACCGCCCGCGGGGAGACGGTCATGGACACTCAACGTTACGGTGTGA